The bacterium genome includes the window CTTGGAGACGACGATAGAGTCGTTCACGGAGTAGCCGATTAGCGTGAGGAATGCCGCGATGACGGTTACGTCCAGCTTGATCCCAGCGAGTGTGATGATGCCCAGCGTAAAGAAAACGTCATGAAAGACCGAAATAGCGATACCTGAGGAAAATCGGAAGTTTATCCGGATACCGAGGTAGAGAAGCATCAGGAAAATGCCTATGAGCATTGCCAGAAGAGCCCTGTTTTGAAGCTCTTTTCCGAAAGCGGCCGATACGTTCTCCTCGCCGGTAAGGGTTACCGTGATTCCGGGTTTCATCTCCTTGATCTTATTGATAAGTTTCTGACTGAAGGTTATCTCTCCAGCTTTGACTACGCTTGTATGCGGTGGTACCTGGATGTCGTAACCTACCTTGCCAGTACCCGGCTCTTTTACCTGAAATATCTTTACGTCGGTTTCACCCAAGCTTGCAAGGGCTTTCCTAAGTTCGCCTGTAGAGACATCAAACGAGAATTCTAGGCCCACTCTCGTACCTCCAGTAAAATCCAGACCGTAGTTAGGTCCCTTGTTGACGATAAGGAGGATGATGGTCATGAGAATGGTCGCGCCCGAAAGAATGTATCCGAGGTAACGAAGTTTTACGAAAGGAATTTTTGCGTCTTTAATAAGCTGCAGCATCATATCCTCCTATATGTAGAGTTTCCGGGCAGGGTTTTTCTGAAGGAGCAGATCGAATATCCCGCGTGTGAAATATACCGCTGTCACCATGTTTACGAGAAGCCCCACGGTCAGGGTGATGGCAAAGCCACGAACCGAACCGGAGTTGATGATGAAAAGTATTACGGCCGTTGCAATCGTGGTTATATTCGAGTCGAGAATAACAGCCCATGCCATGTGATATCCAGTTTCAACCGCCGTTCTCGTAAATTTACCCATCTTGAGTTCGTCTCGGATACGTTCAAATATGAGAACATTTGCGTCAACGGCCATGCCTATCGTCAAGGCGATACCTGCAATTCCCGGAAGCGTAATGGTCGCTCTGAGGCCTGCAAGTATGGCTAAAAGACCGAAGATGTTCATGATAAGTGCGAAGACAGCAATCAATCCTGATCCGGTGTAGTAGATTAGCATGAAAAGCACAACCGCAGCAAAACCGACAAGCAGACCGAGGAGACCGGCGTTAACCGAGTCGCGCCCAAGCGTCGGACTGACCGTTCTTTCTTCGGCAATCCGCAAGGGAACGGGGAGCGCGCCGTGCCGAATAACATTTGAGAGGTCCCTTGCCTCTGTTCCTTCCCTGTCCTGAGTCGTAATAACAGGTTTCGAACCGGCCGGAATACGTTCCTTAATTACGGGCGCGGACATGACAACGCCGTCAAGAACGATTGCGAGTCTGCGGCCTACGTTCTGTCCGGTTACCTCCGAGAAGCGGTACTGGCCTGAGCGTTTCAACCCCATCTCCACAGTCCAGGAACCTGCAAGACCAGGCTCCCTGCCTTCATAAATCTTCGCCTGAACTTCCCTGTCGTTGATGTCGCCGCCCGTAATTGTCACCTGTTTTTTTACAACGTAGATGCGTCTTACGCTCTGGTTGCCGACATTCTCTTGCGGTCCGAAGAGAATCTCCGCATCGGATGGAATCATCGATTTCGCCTTAAGAAGAAGGTCTTTAACTTCGCGGTAATCGCGCTCAAGGATGCCTGAATCGCTCTCCACCGCTATGAAGTACCTGCTCAGGGGTTTCTCTCCTCCCGTCGTATCCCCGGATAAAAAAGCATTGACGCTTTTAAAAACGTTAGCCTCAGCCGCGGGATCCGCCAGCATCCTGAACTCCAGAAGGCCTGTTCTTCCAAGTATATCGAGCGCTCTTTGTCTGTCCGCTATTCCTGGCAGCTGAACCTGTATTCTGTTCTTTCCTACCTTCTGAATATTAGGTTCAGAGACGCCGAGATCATCAACCCTCTTTCGGATGATTCTGACCGCGTTGTCGGTAGCGCTTGCCACATCCTGTGCAGAAAAGCCTCTGCCGGCAGTGTCGGCTTCGAGAACAAGATGCATGCCTCCTACAATATCCAGTCCCAGGTGAAGAGACCTTTTTTCAAGTTGAATCCTTTCCTCTTCAGACAAATCAGGCGTTGTCCATAGCTGTATGGTCGGATATAGCAGGACGATTCCAACCACGAGGAATGCCACAAAAAGGATCAGTTTGATCCACAAACTACGCTTCATCAAACCACCTCGCAGGGTTTTTTGATTTTTTTAATTTCCACTATACGCTTTTTCCCATCAGGGTCGCCATTTCTCGAACCGCATCACGCATGCCCGTTTTAAGAGCGCGGGCAATTATGGCAAAGCCTATGGAAGCGCCCTTGATCTCTTGAATCTCCATCAAGGGTTGGATATTATCGTAATCCAAAGCGTGACCTATATGCACTTCTAGTCCGCTGTCTTGAGCGAACTTCGCTCTCTCTCTGAACAAGTGGATAAACTCGTTGCGGCGTTCCGGATGCCTTGCATAGGCGTCCGTGTTGAATTCAACACGCGCTGCACCGAGTCTTTTCGCATAACTTATAGTCTCCTCCCGCGCTTCTATGAAAACAGAAAGCCTTATCCCCGCATCTGTAAGCCTCTCAGCATAAGGTCTTACAGCGTCAAATCTCGCTTCTAGATCTAGGCCGCCCTCGGTCGTAACCTCGTCTGCACGCTCGGGAACAAGACTCGCCTGATGCGGTTTTATTTCCAATACGATTTGCGTCATTTCATCGGTAGCGGCCATCTCGACATTCAACTCGCCCTTGATGGCGGACTTGAGGCGCCGGACATCCTCGTCTTGTATATGACGTCTATCGGAACGCAGGTGGCAGGTGATTCCATCCGCGCCGCCTGCTTCTGCAAGTAACGCCATTTCAACAGGATCAGGAAACCGCTCGCGCCTTGCTTCGCGCAAGGTCGCCACATGATCGACATTGACGCTTAGTTCTCGCATAAGCTGCAAGCATACCAGAGAAAAGGCGTTATGTCAAGCTAAATGAAAACCCCAAAAAAACGCTAGAGGCATTTTTTTGGGGACCCCGGTTAAGGTCAGGATTCAAAAACTGAAGTCACGTTTCATGGTCAAAAGCTGGACAAAAGTGGGACAAAAGCTGGACAAACGGGGTCCCCGAACGTATGTGGAGCAGACGTTTGGGGTGAAAAAGTTGGTCAAAAGGTAGACAGAAGATGGACAGAAGCCCCCCTAAAAGATAGACAAAACATGGACAAAAGCTGGACAAAAGAGGGACAAAATTTGAGGTCAATGAAGTCAGAATTGAAGAAACACGTCAAAAAAATTTAATGTGTCTTTGCGAGACGGCTCCGAGCCGGCGAAGCAATCTATTTTCGTCTTGACGAAAATGCTCCTTATGTCCTCCCCCTTGACGGGGGAGGGTATGGTGGGGGTGTCGGGGTCCCCGCGGAGATGCGGAGCAGATTTGCGGGGTGGAGTTTCTTGACATCCCCCTCCCCCAGCCTATCATCAAGCATGAGTAACGGCAGGAGGTTTTCCTGGCTCGGCGTCGTGGTCGGCATCACGATTGCCACACCCGTGATAGTCGTTTTACTAACGGCTATATATTTGCTGAGTGATTATTACGGTTTCTCGATACTTCATTGGATGATTTTGACGACAGGATCAAATATTTCCTGAGCGCAACCGCGCAGGTGCTTGGCGCATTATTCGCTCTTGTTTTCTCGATTACCTTGATTGCCGTCCAGTTCGTAACCAAATACACGCACCGCTCCATGAGAATAGTTTTCCCCAAATCAATTATCTGGTATATGCTTCTGTTTGCTTCGTCCGTTGTTTTCCCGCTTTCGTGGCTGTTAATAAACCCTGCATGGGGATGGGCAATTATCTCCCTGATTTGGGGCAGTATCATCATTCTTTCGCTCGTGCCGTTCTTCCTTTATTTGAGGGACAGAATAAACATGGATGTGATTATTGAATTCCTTAAAGTTGAAGGATTAGGATTTATCGCAAAGAAAAATTTCCGAAGGATTGAAAAAAACATCAACGCGCTTGACATCATTGCTATGGGTGCTTATACGGACTTCAATTTCGAGGTTTTCGAATTGGCAGAAGAAGCCATGGCGGATTTGCTCATTAAGATTGGGGAAATCTTGAACCAATTGAAAGATGATTCGGAAGAGAAGAAACACTTCTCGAAAATTCAGGAATCAATAAACTCGAAACTTCGTGAAACCTGTTGGGATACAATAGACAATTCGAGGGCACCTTTTATTACAGTTCTTCAAGTTGAAAGAATCGGAACAAATGCAGTTGAAATAAAAGACAGGCATACTGAAGTAGCTGCACGAAATATAATCATTGCGATAGCAGCGCGATGTAATAGAGACACCAGAATGCGGTTATCGATCCAATGCTTTCTGGCTTTGTTTAGGATTATGGAAAAGCATCCTCCTGAAGCCATGCTTGCAGATATGATACGAGGAGCAAACACACTGCAAGAACATTACACTTACGATATTCTTGAATATATCTATGACAGACATCTAAGAGAAGGTTGGCAGGAATGGCTCGAATGGCTTTTTGAAAGTATTGTTGAATTCATACCGAGATACAAATTCGAACTATCAGACAATATTAGTAAAGAAATACTGAAAGAAATTTGGTTAACAGATGCGAGATTCGAAGAACCAAATACCAGTTGGTTGTATCATCTTCTTGAGAAAAATGGTATTGTTGACGAATTTCTAAAAGAAGAGTTATTTGAAAAAGCAGTCGAAAAGGGTAAGAAATTTGGAATACTGGAAGATAGACTCGAAGCTAGATGGAATGCTTTTCAAAAATACAATGATTGGAAACACTTCAGATTAGGAAACGTAGGACCCCCAGAAGATTAACCTCGTAGGGGCCGACTTTTAAGTCGGCCCGAAATACTGCGCGGGCTGACCTGAAGGTCAGCCCCTACCTTTCGTCATCGCGAACCTTCGCAGAAGGTGTGGCGATCCCATAGCACAGAGCCAAAAGCACATGGCTCTATCAAGAGTGTTCTGATAAAGTGCCTGGAGATCGCCACGTTCGTCTTCGACTCACTCGCGATGACCCCTCCCCCCTTTAATAAGGGGGGACTCGACATCCCCCTTTTGAAGGGGGATGTCCGAAGGACAGGGGGATCTTCCACCCCAGAAAGGAGTCATTGCGAGACGGCTTCCAGCCGGCGAGGCAATAGCCTTAATCATCAGGAATTTTTCAGTTATAAGAGACAGACTCAATAGGGCGATTCTTTCGCCCCGAATCGGCGGGTCTCAGAATGACGTTGGCGTGTTACGGGTGTGTTATTGGAGCTTCTCGACCTTGAGCACCATGCCGTCCATGGCCACGACCTTGACGCGCTCGCCCTTTTTGATTTTGCTGGAGGAGTCGGCGGGCACCGCGGTCCAGTACTCGCCGTGCACGTAGACGGAGCCTTCGGTCGAATAGGTGAGGTCGGAGCGGGCCTCGCCGGTCCAGCCTATCATGCCCTCGTTGCCGGTGGTGGGCTTGCGCGTGTGTGCGCGCGCGGCAAGGTAGACGATGAGCGCAAGGAGCGCGGCCACTATCGCGATGACGATGATGATGACGGGCCATGAAATCCCGAATGATTGAGGGACCGACTGAAACATGATAACGGTACCAAGTATCAAAGACACAATGCCTCCTACTGCGAGCATTCCATGCGAGGTGACCTTCACCTCCAGGATGAAGAGAAATATTGCAAGACCTATAAGGGCCAGTCCCGCGTAATTGACCGGCAGGACCTGGAGCCCGTAAAGCGCGAACACGAGCGCGATGAAGCCTATGACGCCCGGGAATATGGAGCCTGGATTCTGCACCCACGCGATGAGCCCGTAGATGCCAATCATCATGAGGATGTAGACGAGGTTGGGATTGGAGAGCACGCCCAAAAGCTTCTCGAACCAGCGCATGCCGACTTTTACTTCGCGGGCATCGGCGGTTTGAAGCGTTATCCTGCCCGAAGGAGTTTCGACCACGCGGCCGTCGAGCGCCTCCACAAGTTCCTCAGGCGAAGAGACGATGAAATCGATGAGCTTGAGCCTTTTTGCCTCCTCGGCGGATACCGACGCGGATTTGCGGACGGAGCGCTCCGCCCAGTCCGCGTCGCGTCCGCGTTTCTCGGCTATCGAGCGCACGAACGCTACGGCGTCGTTCTCTATCTTGCCCATCATGACGGAGTCGGGCTGCTGACCTCCCATGTTAACCGGGTGCGCGGCGCCCATGTTGGTTCCCGGCGCCATTGCGGTGACGTTGCAGGCAAGCATGATGAAGACGCCAGCGGATGCCGCACGAGCGCCCTGGGGGTAGACGTAGCCGACGACGGGGACCGGAGAGGCGAGGATCTTTTTGACGATTGCGCGCATTGACTCATCGAGTCCGCCGGGCGTATCGATTTTCAAAAGGATGAACGATACCCCCTCCCCCACTGCTCGGTCTATACCGTTGGAGATGTAGCGCTCGGCAACAGGGCCTATAGGACCCTCGTATTCGAGCACGGCGTAGGTGGAGCCGAACGCAGTTACCGGAATAAGACCAGGCAAGAAGAGAAGTACAAATCGAAGAAAACGATTCACGAACATAGCTTAGTCGGAAACTGGAAAAGGTCAAGCCCGATAATTTACTCCTGCTAAACCAAGACAAAATAGTCATCCCTGTCTTGTTATGTCGCAAGTTGTTATTTATCAATATATTCCGATTATTTTTCGAGGATTAGTTTTGAACGAGTCTGTTTAACTTCAAGTAGCTAATATACAAGCGCTTGACACGTACACTTCCTGTTCTATAATAAATACAGACTTTTTAAGGCTAAGTATGGAGACTTGGAGAAAGGAGGATTCTTATGTTAGAATCTTCGTGCCGCATGGAGGGCAAAATCTCGATTGTCACAGGAGCAAATTCGGGAATAGGATACCAGACCGCGCTGGGTTTAGCGCGAATGGCTGGAGCCGTAGTAATGGTCTGCCGCAACAAGGAGCGCGCTGAGCGCGCCAGGCGCGAGATAATCCGGCTGAGCGGCAACCGGTCGATTGATTTAATGATTGCCGACATCTCATCGCAAAATGATGTAATCCATCTCGCAAGGATGTATAAGGAAAAATACAAACGGCTGGACGTACTCATCAACAATGCCGGCATTTCTGTTGATAAACGTCAAGAAAGCGTTGACGGATACGAACTGGTTTTTGCCACAAACTACCTCGGTCCCTATCTTTTGACTAACCTCCTTCTTGACACGCTTGAAACCTCGGCGCCATCGCGGATAGTCAACGTATCCTCTTTCGTGCACAAGATGGTTCAAGGGATAGATTTCGACGATCTTGACAGACGGAGAGGACGTTTCTCGGCGATGCAAGTTTACTCTGAATCCAAGCTTGCGATGCTCATGTATTCCTACGAACTCGCAAAAAGACTCGAAGGCACAGGCATATCGGTAAACGCCTTGAACCCCGGGCTCGTAAACACCAATCTTGGAAACAGCTATGCTGGTTTCATGAAGGTCAACGCATTAGTTATGAAGACCCTCTTCGGCATTTCCGCGGAGAAAGGAGCCAGAACCAGCATTTATCTTGCATCTTCGCCAGAGGTCGCCGGCGTTACAGGGAAATACTTCGAAAAGTGCAGAGAGAAAGAAACAACAAAGGCTTCCTACAATACCAGAGACTGGGAAAAACTCTGGGAAATAAGCGAAGCGATGACCGAGAAAGCAAGGGAGCGCGCCGTTCAAAAACCGAAGATACAGCCAATTATTGCGATGCCCGATACTAGCCCGCATACCTAGTATCCTGAAAAAGGAATCGAATGATGGAATCTTCATGCCGCATGGAGGGCAAGTTTTCAATCGTTACAGGAGCGAATTCAGGAATAGGATACGAGACCGCTTTGGGACTTGCAAGGATGGGTTCGGTTGTCGTAACGGTCGCGAAGGACCGTGGTCGTGGCGAGCGGGCAAGACGCAGGATAATAGCAGCCAGCGGGAATCCTCATGTTTATTTAGAGATAGCGGACCTTTCCTCTCAGCGGGATGTGCGGGACCTTGCACAAAAATACAAGAAGCGATTTCCTCGGCTGGACGTACTCGTAAACAACGCCGGTATCTTGATCAACACGTTGCGTAAGAGCAAGGACGGATATGAGCTTACTTTTGCGACTAACTACCTCGGCCCCTTTCTTCTGACGAGCCTTCTCCTGGGTATATTGAAGAAATCAGCGCCCTCGCGTATAGTAAACGTCTCCTCGTTCGCTCACAGGTTTACAAACGACTTCGATTTTGACGCCCTTGATATGAACCAGGTTTCCAGCCCGCAGAGTTACACTCAGTCTAAACTGGCGCTGATTATGTTCACCTACGAACTAGCAAAAAGGCTAGAAGGAACAGGTGTAAGCGTAAACGTGCTCAATCCCGGGCTCGTAAGGACAAACGTGGGCAAGGATCTCACCGGTTTCATGAAGGTCATCGCGGGCGTTTCGA containing:
- a CDS encoding SDR family oxidoreductase; protein product: MESSCRMEGKFSIVTGANSGIGYETALGLARMGSVVVTVAKDRGRGERARRRIIAASGNPHVYLEIADLSSQRDVRDLAQKYKKRFPRLDVLVNNAGILINTLRKSKDGYELTFATNYLGPFLLTSLLLGILKKSAPSRIVNVSSFAHRFTNDFDFDALDMNQVSSPQSYTQSKLALIMFTYELAKRLEGTGVSVNVLNPGLVRTNVGKDLTGFMKVIAGVSKLFAVSPEKGAQTSIYLASSPEVRGVTGRYFYKSRQKISSKASYRIADWWKLWEISEKLTHTSIEQTAKKSEIIPVTVPYEEYVRH
- a CDS encoding SDR family oxidoreductase, whose amino-acid sequence is MLESSCRMEGKISIVTGANSGIGYQTALGLARMAGAVVMVCRNKERAERARREIIRLSGNRSIDLMIADISSQNDVIHLARMYKEKYKRLDVLINNAGISVDKRQESVDGYELVFATNYLGPYLLTNLLLDTLETSAPSRIVNVSSFVHKMVQGIDFDDLDRRRGRFSAMQVYSESKLAMLMYSYELAKRLEGTGISVNALNPGLVNTNLGNSYAGFMKVNALVMKTLFGISAEKGARTSIYLASSPEVAGVTGKYFEKCREKETTKASYNTRDWEKLWEISEAMTEKARERAVQKPKIQPIIAMPDTSPHT
- a CDS encoding pyridoxine 5'-phosphate synthase, producing the protein MRELSVNVDHVATLREARRERFPDPVEMALLAEAGGADGITCHLRSDRRHIQDEDVRRLKSAIKGELNVEMAATDEMTQIVLEIKPHQASLVPERADEVTTEGGLDLEARFDAVRPYAERLTDAGIRLSVFIEAREETISYAKRLGAARVEFNTDAYARHPERRNEFIHLFRERAKFAQDSGLEVHIGHALDYDNIQPLMEIQEIKGASIGFAIIARALKTGMRDAVREMATLMGKSV
- a CDS encoding nodulation protein NfeD: MNRFLRFVLLFLPGLIPVTAFGSTYAVLEYEGPIGPVAERYISNGIDRAVGEGVSFILLKIDTPGGLDESMRAIVKKILASPVPVVGYVYPQGARAASAGVFIMLACNVTAMAPGTNMGAAHPVNMGGQQPDSVMMGKIENDAVAFVRSIAEKRGRDADWAERSVRKSASVSAEEAKRLKLIDFIVSSPEELVEALDGRVVETPSGRITLQTADAREVKVGMRWFEKLLGVLSNPNLVYILMMIGIYGLIAWVQNPGSIFPGVIGFIALVFALYGLQVLPVNYAGLALIGLAIFLFILEVKVTSHGMLAVGGIVSLILGTVIMFQSVPQSFGISWPVIIIVIAIVAALLALIVYLAARAHTRKPTTGNEGMIGWTGEARSDLTYSTEGSVYVHGEYWTAVPADSSSKIKKGERVKVVAMDGMVLKVEKLQ
- the secD gene encoding protein translocase subunit SecD; protein product: MKRSLWIKLILFVAFLVVGIVLLYPTIQLWTTPDLSEEERIQLEKRSLHLGLDIVGGMHLVLEADTAGRGFSAQDVASATDNAVRIIRKRVDDLGVSEPNIQKVGKNRIQVQLPGIADRQRALDILGRTGLLEFRMLADPAAEANVFKSVNAFLSGDTTGGEKPLSRYFIAVESDSGILERDYREVKDLLLKAKSMIPSDAEILFGPQENVGNQSVRRIYVVKKQVTITGGDINDREVQAKIYEGREPGLAGSWTVEMGLKRSGQYRFSEVTGQNVGRRLAIVLDGVVMSAPVIKERIPAGSKPVITTQDREGTEARDLSNVIRHGALPVPLRIAEERTVSPTLGRDSVNAGLLGLLVGFAAVVLFMLIYYTGSGLIAVFALIMNIFGLLAILAGLRATITLPGIAGIALTIGMAVDANVLIFERIRDELKMGKFTRTAVETGYHMAWAVILDSNITTIATAVILFIINSGSVRGFAITLTVGLLVNMVTAVYFTRGIFDLLLQKNPARKLYI